In Magnolia sinica isolate HGM2019 chromosome 12, MsV1, whole genome shotgun sequence, a single genomic region encodes these proteins:
- the LOC131221107 gene encoding vegetative cell wall protein gp1-like isoform X2, with protein sequence MGKFVVVHLLLLVVYLGSLFPSLACPYCHHPTHPTKPPKVPPKFHPKHPPKVKPPPKFHPKHPPKVTPLPHPPKVKPLQPPPVVIKPPYIKPPSRPKVSPKPPPYVKPPHLKPPYVKPPYVKPPPVEKPCLTPPHGVKPKPPSPSLVVPMPPSPPKVVPMPPSPPKVVPTPPSPPIVVPTPPSPPKVLPPSPPKVVPTPPSPPIVVPTPRCPPKVLPPSPPKVVPTPPSPPIVVPTPPCPPKVLPPSPPKVVPTPPSPPIVVPTPPCPPKVLPPSPPKVVPTPPSPPIVFPTPPCPPKVLPPSPPKVVPTPPSPPIVVPTPPCPPKVLPPSPPIVVPTPQCPPKVLPPSPPKAAPTPPSPPIVVPTPQSPPKVAPPPFQKPCPPPPAQ encoded by the exons ATGGGAAAGTTTGTTGTGGTACATCTCTTGCTTCTAGTGGTGTATTTAGGGTCACTGTTTCCTTCTCTTGCATGTCCTTATTGCCATCACCCAACTCATCCTACTAAACCACCTAAGGTGCCACCGAAGTTCCACCCCAAGCACCCACCAAAGGTTAAGCCACCACCGAAGTTCCACCCGAAGCACCCACCAAAGGTTACACCATTGCCGCACCCACCAAAGGTTAAGCCATTGCAACCACCCCCAGTTGTGATCAAGCCACCCTACATTAAGCCGCCCAGCCGGCCGAAGGTGAGCCCCAAACCACCACCCTATGTCAAGCCACCCCATTTAAAGCCACCCTATGTTAAACCACCCTACGTAAAGCCCCCTCCAGTTGAAAAGCCATGCCTGACACCCCCTCATGGAGTTAAGCCTAAGCCTCCGAGCCCATCGCTGGTGGTGCCCATGCCGCCCTCACCTCCGAAAGTAGTCCCCATGCCGCCATCGCCTCCGAAAGTGGTGCCCACACCGCCATCACCTCCAATAGTAGTCCCTACACCACCATCACCTCCAAAAGTACTCCCGCCATCACCTCCGAAAGTAGTCCCCACACCGCCATCACCTCCAATTGTGGTCCCCACACCACGGTGCCCTCCGAAAGTACTCCCGCCATCGCCTCCAAAAGTAGTCCCCACACCGCCATCACCTCCAATTGTGGTCCCCACACCACCGTGCCCTCCGAAAGTACTCCCGCCATCGCCTCCAAAAGTAGTCCCCACACCGCCATCACCTCCAATTGTGGTCCCCACACCACCGTGCCCTCCGAAAGTACTCCCGCCATCGCCTCCAAAAGTAGTCCCCACACCGCCATCACCTCCAATTGTGTTCCCCACACCACCGTGCCCTCCGAAAGTACTCCCGCCATCGCCTCCAAAAGTAGTCCCCACACCGCCATCGCCTCCAATTGTGGTCCCCACACCACCGTGCCCTCCGAAAGTACTCCCGCCATCAC CTCCAATTGTGGTCCCCACACCACAGTGCCCTCCGAAAGTACTCCCGCCATCGCCTCCGAAAGCAGCCCCCACACCGCCATCACCTCCAATTGTGGTCCCCACACCTCAGTCCCCTCCGAAGGTTGCCCCACCACCTTTCCAGAAGCCGTGCCCGCCACCGCCAGCACAGTAA
- the LOC131221107 gene encoding vegetative cell wall protein gp1-like isoform X6 translates to MGKFVVVHLLLLVVYLGSLFPSLACPYCHHPTHPTKPPKVPPKFHPKHPPKVKPPPKFHPKHPPKVTPLPHPPKVKPLQPPPVVIKPPYIKPPSRPKVSPKPPPYVKPPHLKPPYVKPPYVKPPPVEKPCLTPPHGVKPKPPSPSLVVPMPPSPPKVVPMPPSPPKVVPTPPSPPIVVPTPPSPPKVLPPSPPKVVPTPPSPPIVVPTPRCPPKVLPPSPPKVVPTPPSPPIVVPTPPCPPKVLPPSPPIVVPTPPCPPKVLPPSPPIVFPTPPCPPKVLPPSPPKVVPTPPSPPIVVPTPPCPPKVLPPSPPIVVPTPPSPPIVVPTPQCPPKVLPPSPPKAAPTPPSPPIVVPTPQSPPKVAPPPFQKPCPPPPAQ, encoded by the exons ATGGGAAAGTTTGTTGTGGTACATCTCTTGCTTCTAGTGGTGTATTTAGGGTCACTGTTTCCTTCTCTTGCATGTCCTTATTGCCATCACCCAACTCATCCTACTAAACCACCTAAGGTGCCACCGAAGTTCCACCCCAAGCACCCACCAAAGGTTAAGCCACCACCGAAGTTCCACCCGAAGCACCCACCAAAGGTTACACCATTGCCGCACCCACCAAAGGTTAAGCCATTGCAACCACCCCCAGTTGTGATCAAGCCACCCTACATTAAGCCGCCCAGCCGGCCGAAGGTGAGCCCCAAACCACCACCCTATGTCAAGCCACCCCATTTAAAGCCACCCTATGTTAAACCACCCTACGTAAAGCCCCCTCCAGTTGAAAAGCCATGCCTGACACCCCCTCATGGAGTTAAGCCTAAGCCTCCGAGCCCATCGCTGGTGGTGCCCATGCCGCCCTCACCTCCGAAAGTAGTCCCCATGCCGCCATCGCCTCCGAAAGTGGTGCCCACACCGCCATCACCTCCAATAGTAGTCCCTACACCACCATCACCTCCAAAAGTACTCCCGCCATCACCTCCGAAAGTAGTCCCCACACCGCCATCACCTCCAATTGTGGTCCCCACACCACGGTGCCCTCCGAAAGTACTCCCGCCATCGCCTCCAAAAGTAGTCCCCACACCGCCATCACCTCCAATTGTGGTCCCCACACCACCGTGCCCTCCGAAAGTACTCCCGCCATCGC CTCCAATTGTGGTCCCCACACCACCGTGCCCTCCGAAAGTACTCCCGCCATCGC CTCCAATTGTGTTCCCCACACCACCGTGCCCTCCGAAAGTACTCCCGCCATCGCCTCCAAAAGTAGTCCCCACACCGCCATCGCCTCCAATTGTGGTCCCCACACCACCGTGCCCTCCGAAAGTACTCCCGCCATCACCTCCGATTGTAGTCCCCACACCGCCATCACCTCCAATTGTGGTCCCCACACCACAGTGCCCTCCGAAAGTACTCCCGCCATCGCCTCCGAAAGCAGCCCCCACACCGCCATCACCTCCAATTGTGGTCCCCACACCTCAGTCCCCTCCGAAGGTTGCCCCACCACCTTTCCAGAAGCCGTGCCCGCCACCGCCAGCACAGTAA
- the LOC131221107 gene encoding vegetative cell wall protein gp1-like isoform X5 has protein sequence MGKFVVVHLLLLVVYLGSLFPSLACPYCHHPTHPTKPPKVPPKFHPKHPPKVKPPPKFHPKHPPKVTPLPHPPKVKPLQPPPVVIKPPYIKPPSRPKVSPKPPPYVKPPHLKPPYVKPPYVKPPPVEKPCLTPPHGVKPKPPSPSLVVPMPPSPPKVVPMPPSPPKVVPTPPSPPIVVPTPPSPPKVLPPSPPKVVPTPPSPPIVVPTPRCPPKVLPPSPPKVVPTPPSPPIVVPTPPCPPKVLPPSPPKVVPTPPSPPIVVPTPPCPPKVLPPSPPKVVPTPPSPPIVFPTPPCPPKVLPPSPPKVVPTPPCPPKVLPPSPPIVVPTPQCPPKVLPPSPPKAAPTPPSPPIVVPTPQSPPKVAPPPFQKPCPPPPAQ, from the exons ATGGGAAAGTTTGTTGTGGTACATCTCTTGCTTCTAGTGGTGTATTTAGGGTCACTGTTTCCTTCTCTTGCATGTCCTTATTGCCATCACCCAACTCATCCTACTAAACCACCTAAGGTGCCACCGAAGTTCCACCCCAAGCACCCACCAAAGGTTAAGCCACCACCGAAGTTCCACCCGAAGCACCCACCAAAGGTTACACCATTGCCGCACCCACCAAAGGTTAAGCCATTGCAACCACCCCCAGTTGTGATCAAGCCACCCTACATTAAGCCGCCCAGCCGGCCGAAGGTGAGCCCCAAACCACCACCCTATGTCAAGCCACCCCATTTAAAGCCACCCTATGTTAAACCACCCTACGTAAAGCCCCCTCCAGTTGAAAAGCCATGCCTGACACCCCCTCATGGAGTTAAGCCTAAGCCTCCGAGCCCATCGCTGGTGGTGCCCATGCCGCCCTCACCTCCGAAAGTAGTCCCCATGCCGCCATCGCCTCCGAAAGTGGTGCCCACACCGCCATCACCTCCAATAGTAGTCCCTACACCACCATCACCTCCAAAAGTACTCCCGCCATCACCTCCGAAAGTAGTCCCCACACCGCCATCACCTCCAATTGTGGTCCCCACACCACGGTGCCCTCCGAAAGTACTCCCGCCATCGCCTCCAAAAGTAGTCCCCACACCGCCATCACCTCCAATTGTGGTCCCCACACCACCGTGCCCTCCGAAAGTACTCCCGCCATCGCCTCCAAAAGTAGTCCCCACACCGCCATCACCTCCAATTGTGGTCCCCACACCACCGTGCCCTCCGAAAGTACTCCCGCCATCGCCTCCAAAAGTAGTCCCCACACCGCCATCACCTCCAATTGTGTTCCCCACACCACCGTGCCCTCCGAAAGTACTCCCGCCATCGCCTCCAAAAGTAGTCCCCACACCGCCAT GCCCTCCGAAAGTACTCCCGCCATCAC CTCCAATTGTGGTCCCCACACCACAGTGCCCTCCGAAAGTACTCCCGCCATCGCCTCCGAAAGCAGCCCCCACACCGCCATCACCTCCAATTGTGGTCCCCACACCTCAGTCCCCTCCGAAGGTTGCCCCACCACCTTTCCAGAAGCCGTGCCCGCCACCGCCAGCACAGTAA
- the LOC131221107 gene encoding vegetative cell wall protein gp1-like isoform X4: MGKFVVVHLLLLVVYLGSLFPSLACPYCHHPTHPTKPPKVPPKFHPKHPPKVKPPPKFHPKHPPKVTPLPHPPKVKPLQPPPVVIKPPYIKPPSRPKVSPKPPPYVKPPHLKPPYVKPPYVKPPPVEKPCLTPPHGVKPKPPSPSLVVPMPPSPPKVVPMPPSPPKVVPTPPSPPIVVPTPPSPPKVLPPSPPKVVPTPPSPPIVVPTPRCPPKVLPPSPPKVVPTPPSPPIVVPTPPCPPKVLPPSPPKVVPTPPSPPIVVPTPPCPPKVLPPSPPIVFPTPPCPPKVLPPSPPKVVPTPPSPPIVVPTPPCPPKVLPPSPPIVVPTPPSPPIVVPTPQCPPKVLPPSPPKAAPTPPSPPIVVPTPQSPPKVAPPPFQKPCPPPPAQ; encoded by the exons ATGGGAAAGTTTGTTGTGGTACATCTCTTGCTTCTAGTGGTGTATTTAGGGTCACTGTTTCCTTCTCTTGCATGTCCTTATTGCCATCACCCAACTCATCCTACTAAACCACCTAAGGTGCCACCGAAGTTCCACCCCAAGCACCCACCAAAGGTTAAGCCACCACCGAAGTTCCACCCGAAGCACCCACCAAAGGTTACACCATTGCCGCACCCACCAAAGGTTAAGCCATTGCAACCACCCCCAGTTGTGATCAAGCCACCCTACATTAAGCCGCCCAGCCGGCCGAAGGTGAGCCCCAAACCACCACCCTATGTCAAGCCACCCCATTTAAAGCCACCCTATGTTAAACCACCCTACGTAAAGCCCCCTCCAGTTGAAAAGCCATGCCTGACACCCCCTCATGGAGTTAAGCCTAAGCCTCCGAGCCCATCGCTGGTGGTGCCCATGCCGCCCTCACCTCCGAAAGTAGTCCCCATGCCGCCATCGCCTCCGAAAGTGGTGCCCACACCGCCATCACCTCCAATAGTAGTCCCTACACCACCATCACCTCCAAAAGTACTCCCGCCATCACCTCCGAAAGTAGTCCCCACACCGCCATCACCTCCAATTGTGGTCCCCACACCACGGTGCCCTCCGAAAGTACTCCCGCCATCGCCTCCAAAAGTAGTCCCCACACCGCCATCACCTCCAATTGTGGTCCCCACACCACCGTGCCCTCCGAAAGTACTCCCGCCATCGCCTCCAAAAGTAGTCCCCACACCGCCATCACCTCCAATTGTGGTCCCCACACCACCGTGCCCTCCGAAAGTACTCCCGCCATCGC CTCCAATTGTGTTCCCCACACCACCGTGCCCTCCGAAAGTACTCCCGCCATCGCCTCCAAAAGTAGTCCCCACACCGCCATCGCCTCCAATTGTGGTCCCCACACCACCGTGCCCTCCGAAAGTACTCCCGCCATCACCTCCGATTGTAGTCCCCACACCGCCATCACCTCCAATTGTGGTCCCCACACCACAGTGCCCTCCGAAAGTACTCCCGCCATCGCCTCCGAAAGCAGCCCCCACACCGCCATCACCTCCAATTGTGGTCCCCACACCTCAGTCCCCTCCGAAGGTTGCCCCACCACCTTTCCAGAAGCCGTGCCCGCCACCGCCAGCACAGTAA
- the LOC131221107 gene encoding vegetative cell wall protein gp1-like isoform X7 produces the protein MGKFVVVHLLLLVVYLGSLFPSLACPYCHHPTHPTKPPKVPPKFHPKHPPKVKPPPKFHPKHPPKVTPLPHPPKVKPLQPPPVVIKPPYIKPPSRPKVSPKPPPYVKPPHLKPPYVKPPYVKPPPVEKPCLTPPHGVKPKPPSPSLVVPMPPSPPKVVPMPPSPPKVVPTPPSPPIVVPTPPSPPKVLPPSPPKVVPTPPSPPIVVPTPRCPPKVLPPSPPKVVPTPPSPPIVVPTPPCPPKVLPPSPPKVVPTPPSPPIVVPTPPCPPKVLPPSPPKVVPTPPSPPIVFPTPPCPPKVLPPSPPIVVPTPQCPPKVLPPSPPKAAPTPPSPPIVVPTPQSPPKVAPPPFQKPCPPPPAQ, from the exons ATGGGAAAGTTTGTTGTGGTACATCTCTTGCTTCTAGTGGTGTATTTAGGGTCACTGTTTCCTTCTCTTGCATGTCCTTATTGCCATCACCCAACTCATCCTACTAAACCACCTAAGGTGCCACCGAAGTTCCACCCCAAGCACCCACCAAAGGTTAAGCCACCACCGAAGTTCCACCCGAAGCACCCACCAAAGGTTACACCATTGCCGCACCCACCAAAGGTTAAGCCATTGCAACCACCCCCAGTTGTGATCAAGCCACCCTACATTAAGCCGCCCAGCCGGCCGAAGGTGAGCCCCAAACCACCACCCTATGTCAAGCCACCCCATTTAAAGCCACCCTATGTTAAACCACCCTACGTAAAGCCCCCTCCAGTTGAAAAGCCATGCCTGACACCCCCTCATGGAGTTAAGCCTAAGCCTCCGAGCCCATCGCTGGTGGTGCCCATGCCGCCCTCACCTCCGAAAGTAGTCCCCATGCCGCCATCGCCTCCGAAAGTGGTGCCCACACCGCCATCACCTCCAATAGTAGTCCCTACACCACCATCACCTCCAAAAGTACTCCCGCCATCACCTCCGAAAGTAGTCCCCACACCGCCATCACCTCCAATTGTGGTCCCCACACCACGGTGCCCTCCGAAAGTACTCCCGCCATCGCCTCCAAAAGTAGTCCCCACACCGCCATCACCTCCAATTGTGGTCCCCACACCACCGTGCCCTCCGAAAGTACTCCCGCCATCGCCTCCAAAAGTAGTCCCCACACCGCCATCACCTCCAATTGTGGTCCCCACACCACCGTGCCCTCCGAAAGTACTCCCGCCATCGCCTCCAAAAGTAGTCCCCACACCGCCATCACCTCCAATTGTGTTCCCCACACCACCGTGCCCTCCGAAAGTACTCCCGCCATCGC CTCCAATTGTGGTCCCCACACCACAGTGCCCTCCGAAAGTACTCCCGCCATCGCCTCCGAAAGCAGCCCCCACACCGCCATCACCTCCAATTGTGGTCCCCACACCTCAGTCCCCTCCGAAGGTTGCCCCACCACCTTTCCAGAAGCCGTGCCCGCCACCGCCAGCACAGTAA
- the LOC131221107 gene encoding vegetative cell wall protein gp1-like isoform X3, with protein sequence MGKFVVVHLLLLVVYLGSLFPSLACPYCHHPTHPTKPPKVPPKFHPKHPPKVKPPPKFHPKHPPKVTPLPHPPKVKPLQPPPVVIKPPYIKPPSRPKVSPKPPPYVKPPHLKPPYVKPPYVKPPPVEKPCLTPPHGVKPKPPSPSLVVPMPPSPPKVVPMPPSPPKVVPTPPSPPIVVPTPPSPPKVLPPSPPKVVPTPPSPPIVVPTPRCPPKVLPPSPPKVVPTPPSPPIVVPTPPCPPKVLPPSPPKVVPTPPSPPIVVPTPPCPPKVLPPSPPKVVPTPPSPPIVFPTPPCPPKVLPPSPPKVVPTPPCPPKVLPPSPPIVVPTPPSPPIVVPTPQCPPKVLPPSPPKAAPTPPSPPIVVPTPQSPPKVAPPPFQKPCPPPPAQ encoded by the exons ATGGGAAAGTTTGTTGTGGTACATCTCTTGCTTCTAGTGGTGTATTTAGGGTCACTGTTTCCTTCTCTTGCATGTCCTTATTGCCATCACCCAACTCATCCTACTAAACCACCTAAGGTGCCACCGAAGTTCCACCCCAAGCACCCACCAAAGGTTAAGCCACCACCGAAGTTCCACCCGAAGCACCCACCAAAGGTTACACCATTGCCGCACCCACCAAAGGTTAAGCCATTGCAACCACCCCCAGTTGTGATCAAGCCACCCTACATTAAGCCGCCCAGCCGGCCGAAGGTGAGCCCCAAACCACCACCCTATGTCAAGCCACCCCATTTAAAGCCACCCTATGTTAAACCACCCTACGTAAAGCCCCCTCCAGTTGAAAAGCCATGCCTGACACCCCCTCATGGAGTTAAGCCTAAGCCTCCGAGCCCATCGCTGGTGGTGCCCATGCCGCCCTCACCTCCGAAAGTAGTCCCCATGCCGCCATCGCCTCCGAAAGTGGTGCCCACACCGCCATCACCTCCAATAGTAGTCCCTACACCACCATCACCTCCAAAAGTACTCCCGCCATCACCTCCGAAAGTAGTCCCCACACCGCCATCACCTCCAATTGTGGTCCCCACACCACGGTGCCCTCCGAAAGTACTCCCGCCATCGCCTCCAAAAGTAGTCCCCACACCGCCATCACCTCCAATTGTGGTCCCCACACCACCGTGCCCTCCGAAAGTACTCCCGCCATCGCCTCCAAAAGTAGTCCCCACACCGCCATCACCTCCAATTGTGGTCCCCACACCACCGTGCCCTCCGAAAGTACTCCCGCCATCGCCTCCAAAAGTAGTCCCCACACCGCCATCACCTCCAATTGTGTTCCCCACACCACCGTGCCCTCCGAAAGTACTCCCGCCATCGCCTCCAAAAGTAGTCCCCACACCGCCAT GCCCTCCGAAAGTACTCCCGCCATCACCTCCGATTGTAGTCCCCACACCGCCATCACCTCCAATTGTGGTCCCCACACCACAGTGCCCTCCGAAAGTACTCCCGCCATCGCCTCCGAAAGCAGCCCCCACACCGCCATCACCTCCAATTGTGGTCCCCACACCTCAGTCCCCTCCGAAGGTTGCCCCACCACCTTTCCAGAAGCCGTGCCCGCCACCGCCAGCACAGTAA
- the LOC131221107 gene encoding vegetative cell wall protein gp1-like isoform X1 gives MGKFVVVHLLLLVVYLGSLFPSLACPYCHHPTHPTKPPKVPPKFHPKHPPKVKPPPKFHPKHPPKVTPLPHPPKVKPLQPPPVVIKPPYIKPPSRPKVSPKPPPYVKPPHLKPPYVKPPYVKPPPVEKPCLTPPHGVKPKPPSPSLVVPMPPSPPKVVPMPPSPPKVVPTPPSPPIVVPTPPSPPKVLPPSPPKVVPTPPSPPIVVPTPRCPPKVLPPSPPKVVPTPPSPPIVVPTPPCPPKVLPPSPPKVVPTPPSPPIVVPTPPCPPKVLPPSPPKVVPTPPSPPIVFPTPPCPPKVLPPSPPKVVPTPPSPPIVVPTPPCPPKVLPPSPPIVVPTPPSPPIVVPTPQCPPKVLPPSPPKAAPTPPSPPIVVPTPQSPPKVAPPPFQKPCPPPPAQ, from the coding sequence ATGGGAAAGTTTGTTGTGGTACATCTCTTGCTTCTAGTGGTGTATTTAGGGTCACTGTTTCCTTCTCTTGCATGTCCTTATTGCCATCACCCAACTCATCCTACTAAACCACCTAAGGTGCCACCGAAGTTCCACCCCAAGCACCCACCAAAGGTTAAGCCACCACCGAAGTTCCACCCGAAGCACCCACCAAAGGTTACACCATTGCCGCACCCACCAAAGGTTAAGCCATTGCAACCACCCCCAGTTGTGATCAAGCCACCCTACATTAAGCCGCCCAGCCGGCCGAAGGTGAGCCCCAAACCACCACCCTATGTCAAGCCACCCCATTTAAAGCCACCCTATGTTAAACCACCCTACGTAAAGCCCCCTCCAGTTGAAAAGCCATGCCTGACACCCCCTCATGGAGTTAAGCCTAAGCCTCCGAGCCCATCGCTGGTGGTGCCCATGCCGCCCTCACCTCCGAAAGTAGTCCCCATGCCGCCATCGCCTCCGAAAGTGGTGCCCACACCGCCATCACCTCCAATAGTAGTCCCTACACCACCATCACCTCCAAAAGTACTCCCGCCATCACCTCCGAAAGTAGTCCCCACACCGCCATCACCTCCAATTGTGGTCCCCACACCACGGTGCCCTCCGAAAGTACTCCCGCCATCGCCTCCAAAAGTAGTCCCCACACCGCCATCACCTCCAATTGTGGTCCCCACACCACCGTGCCCTCCGAAAGTACTCCCGCCATCGCCTCCAAAAGTAGTCCCCACACCGCCATCACCTCCAATTGTGGTCCCCACACCACCGTGCCCTCCGAAAGTACTCCCGCCATCGCCTCCAAAAGTAGTCCCCACACCGCCATCACCTCCAATTGTGTTCCCCACACCACCGTGCCCTCCGAAAGTACTCCCGCCATCGCCTCCAAAAGTAGTCCCCACACCGCCATCGCCTCCAATTGTGGTCCCCACACCACCGTGCCCTCCGAAAGTACTCCCGCCATCACCTCCGATTGTAGTCCCCACACCGCCATCACCTCCAATTGTGGTCCCCACACCACAGTGCCCTCCGAAAGTACTCCCGCCATCGCCTCCGAAAGCAGCCCCCACACCGCCATCACCTCCAATTGTGGTCCCCACACCTCAGTCCCCTCCGAAGGTTGCCCCACCACCTTTCCAGAAGCCGTGCCCGCCACCGCCAGCACAGTAA